From a region of the Danio aesculapii chromosome 4, fDanAes4.1, whole genome shotgun sequence genome:
- the LOC130222827 gene encoding uncharacterized protein LOC130222827 isoform X2: MFFLCPVCKKAPHSLPGHLREVCMRNSTKAEIQAVVIEAKKELSEFCHRGRFWEFGEIRDILDSTNPLDRMIAEMQSRGLVINNLPSLLPEPAQSTTSSVSQSSGEGPVEPPNEPLSDESSGEYYQSTVGPKWTSSVRVEMVKKGFYNKHSIDHPLLAGFNKDLHIDLGHKNSKQVVETVSRFLHYMDSTEPNLMFVRQVEKVREYFNILSDTKLSKWTVFNYWKSLKRFMKYIITPTDIRHNNPSLFQDCESFLDVLYEIESAMSKKVSTEVTGKKSELGNGKEILPKDCLAVLEAAFKDFQAVMCKMQDPGAITGDCLTKNERLLVLYYLEAIIMLKLLQRPSVVTQMTVEDWEGRSRIENGVCVAVKEHKVPLSHEQELWFDLYFNEVRPVMLQENRTGDDVAVDSFFVSSSGRSIYNPSNDLKRLHDKYSLPSVTFGDAQRAFEAAAQNLKSEVERNVLARLFGHMPETAERNNMRRTSSDAFLALSVLDQLAGKTRQRSSRASSQETRVDEETAYKTLEQFCPVTLEGPPPKRARRNELCGSEHERHCYDRWCSEQLKLREQHALEHFAGQQPSESKINRWMDKQGWTSNVPQASVVLKQWKPVARLDSVIDSSFVHKMISSQCWKGLTVRPVPDKGDGVFTKKPFQIGEVVCEYHGQLVTHEDGMAIVSTSGIRPGHLFFYKNKQHEAMCIDAHEESCQCHPMKFNYGRLIRHSSKRANIRPRLYVLYDRDIILFIATKDILSDEELLYNYGSKRRSFAGKGLELDWM; this comes from the exons ATGTTTTTCCTCTGCCCTGTGTGCAAAAAGGCTCCTCACTCTCTTCCTGGGCATCTCAGGGAGGTGTGTATGAGGAACAGCACAAAGGCAGAGATCCAGGCTGTCGTCATAGAGGCCAAGAAGGAGTTGTCTGAATTCTGCCACAGAGGACGTTTCTGGGAGTTTGGAGAAATTCGTGACATATTGGACTCTACTAATCCTCTGGACAG GATGATTGCGGAGATGCAGTCAAGGGGGTTGGTCATTAATAACTTACCTTCACTCCTCCCGGAACCAGCTCAATCGACTACATCTTCTGTGTCTCAAAGCTCTGGAGAAGGTCCAGTTGAGCCTCCAAATGAGCCCTTATCTGACGAGAGCTCTGGAGAGTACTATCAGAG cactGTTGGACCGAAGTGGACCTCTTCCGTGAGGGTGGAAATGGTCAAAAAAGGCTTTTACAATAAGCACTCCATTGACCACCCCCTTCTAGCAGGATTTAATAAGGACCTGCACATTGACCTAGgacataaaaacagcaaacaagTA GTGGAAACAGTGTCCAGGTTCTTACATTACATGGATTCCACTGAGCCAAACTTGATGTTTGTTCGTCAGGTGGAGAAAGTGCGAGAGTACTTTAACATCTTGTCAGATACAAAGCTCTCAAAATGGACAGTGTTCAACTACTGGAAGAGTCTCAAGAG GTTCATGAAATACATTATTACCCCCACAGACATTCGCCACAACAATCCATCTCTGTTCCAGGACTGTGAGAGTTTTTTGGATGTGCTGTATGAAATAGAGAGTGCTATGTCCAAAAAAGTAAGCACGGAGGTCACAGGGAAAAAATCAGAGCTTGGGAATGGCAAAGAAATTTTGCCAAAGGACTGCCTTGCTGTTTTGGAGGCTGCATTCAAAGATTTCCAGGCCGTGATGTGTAAAATGCAGGATCCAGGAGCCATCACAGGGGACTGTTTGACTAAAAATGAACGGCTGCTCGTCCTGTACTACCTGGAGGCTATTATCATGCTGAAGCTACTTCAGCGACCTAGTGTAGTGACACAGATGACt GTTGAGGATTGGGAGGGGAGAAGCCGGATAGAGAATGGTGTCTGTGTTGCAGTGAAGGAGCACAAAGTACCGTTGTCACACGAACAGGAACTT TGGTTTGACTTGTACTTCAATGAGGTGCGGCCAGTAATGCTACAAGAAAACCGCACCGGCGACGATGTGGCAGTTGATTCATTTTTTGTATCAAGTAGTGGGAGATCGATTTATAATCCCTCGAATGACTTAAAAAGACTACATGACAA ATACAGTCTCCCTAGTGTGACCTTTGGTGATGCCCAGAGAGCGTTTGAGGCAGCAGCACAAAACCTGAAGTCAGAAGTGGAGAGAAATGTGTTGGCACGGCTGTTTGGGCACATGCCAGAAACAGCTGAAAGGAACAACATGAGGAGAACGTCTTCAGATGCATTTCTGGCTCTAAGTGTGCTAGATCAGCTTGCTGGAAAAACACG ACAAAGGTCCAGTAGAGCTTCCAGCCAAGAGACAAGGGTGGACGAAGAGACAGCCTACAaaactcttgagcagttctgtccAGTGACTCTGGAGGGGCCTCCTCCAAAAAGGGCACGCAGGAATGAGCTGTGTGGCTCAGAACATGAGAGGCACTGCTATGACCGCTGGTGTAGCGAGCAGCTTAAGCTGCGTGAACAGCATGCTCTTG AACATTTTGCTGGACAGCAGCCATCAGAGTCCAAAATAAACCGCTGGATGGACAAACAAGGGTGGACGTCAAATGTCCCACAGGCTTCAGTGGTTCTGAAGCAGTGGAAGCCTGTTGCCAGGTTGGACTCGGTCATCGACAGCAGCTTTGTGCATAAAATGATTTCGTCTCAATGCTGGAAAGGACTGACTGTCAGACCCGTCCCTGACAAGGGTGATGGTGTTTTCACCAAAAAACCCTTTCAAATTGGGGAGGTTGTCTGTGAATACCACGGCCAGCTGGTTACCCATGAAGATGGGATGGCAATTGTTTCGACCAGCGGCATTAGACCtggacatttgtttttttataagaaCAAGCAACATGAAGCCATGTGCATTGACGCACATGAAGAAAGTTGCCAGTGCCATCCCATGAAGTTCAATTACGGACGCCTGATACGTCACTCCAGCAAAAGAGCCAA
- the LOC130222827 gene encoding uncharacterized protein LOC130222827 isoform X1 encodes MLFYYPHRSFHRSMFFLCPVCKKAPHSLPGHLREVCMRNSTKAEIQAVVIEAKKELSEFCHRGRFWEFGEIRDILDSTNPLDRMIAEMQSRGLVINNLPSLLPEPAQSTTSSVSQSSGEGPVEPPNEPLSDESSGEYYQSTVGPKWTSSVRVEMVKKGFYNKHSIDHPLLAGFNKDLHIDLGHKNSKQVVETVSRFLHYMDSTEPNLMFVRQVEKVREYFNILSDTKLSKWTVFNYWKSLKRFMKYIITPTDIRHNNPSLFQDCESFLDVLYEIESAMSKKVSTEVTGKKSELGNGKEILPKDCLAVLEAAFKDFQAVMCKMQDPGAITGDCLTKNERLLVLYYLEAIIMLKLLQRPSVVTQMTVEDWEGRSRIENGVCVAVKEHKVPLSHEQELWFDLYFNEVRPVMLQENRTGDDVAVDSFFVSSSGRSIYNPSNDLKRLHDKYSLPSVTFGDAQRAFEAAAQNLKSEVERNVLARLFGHMPETAERNNMRRTSSDAFLALSVLDQLAGKTRQRSSRASSQETRVDEETAYKTLEQFCPVTLEGPPPKRARRNELCGSEHERHCYDRWCSEQLKLREQHALEHFAGQQPSESKINRWMDKQGWTSNVPQASVVLKQWKPVARLDSVIDSSFVHKMISSQCWKGLTVRPVPDKGDGVFTKKPFQIGEVVCEYHGQLVTHEDGMAIVSTSGIRPGHLFFYKNKQHEAMCIDAHEESCQCHPMKFNYGRLIRHSSKRANIRPRLYVLYDRDIILFIATKDILSDEELLYNYGSKRRSFAGKGLELDWM; translated from the exons ATGTTGTTTTATTATCCACACAGATCCTTTCACCGCAGCATGTTTTTCCTCTGCCCTGTGTGCAAAAAGGCTCCTCACTCTCTTCCTGGGCATCTCAGGGAGGTGTGTATGAGGAACAGCACAAAGGCAGAGATCCAGGCTGTCGTCATAGAGGCCAAGAAGGAGTTGTCTGAATTCTGCCACAGAGGACGTTTCTGGGAGTTTGGAGAAATTCGTGACATATTGGACTCTACTAATCCTCTGGACAG GATGATTGCGGAGATGCAGTCAAGGGGGTTGGTCATTAATAACTTACCTTCACTCCTCCCGGAACCAGCTCAATCGACTACATCTTCTGTGTCTCAAAGCTCTGGAGAAGGTCCAGTTGAGCCTCCAAATGAGCCCTTATCTGACGAGAGCTCTGGAGAGTACTATCAGAG cactGTTGGACCGAAGTGGACCTCTTCCGTGAGGGTGGAAATGGTCAAAAAAGGCTTTTACAATAAGCACTCCATTGACCACCCCCTTCTAGCAGGATTTAATAAGGACCTGCACATTGACCTAGgacataaaaacagcaaacaagTA GTGGAAACAGTGTCCAGGTTCTTACATTACATGGATTCCACTGAGCCAAACTTGATGTTTGTTCGTCAGGTGGAGAAAGTGCGAGAGTACTTTAACATCTTGTCAGATACAAAGCTCTCAAAATGGACAGTGTTCAACTACTGGAAGAGTCTCAAGAG GTTCATGAAATACATTATTACCCCCACAGACATTCGCCACAACAATCCATCTCTGTTCCAGGACTGTGAGAGTTTTTTGGATGTGCTGTATGAAATAGAGAGTGCTATGTCCAAAAAAGTAAGCACGGAGGTCACAGGGAAAAAATCAGAGCTTGGGAATGGCAAAGAAATTTTGCCAAAGGACTGCCTTGCTGTTTTGGAGGCTGCATTCAAAGATTTCCAGGCCGTGATGTGTAAAATGCAGGATCCAGGAGCCATCACAGGGGACTGTTTGACTAAAAATGAACGGCTGCTCGTCCTGTACTACCTGGAGGCTATTATCATGCTGAAGCTACTTCAGCGACCTAGTGTAGTGACACAGATGACt GTTGAGGATTGGGAGGGGAGAAGCCGGATAGAGAATGGTGTCTGTGTTGCAGTGAAGGAGCACAAAGTACCGTTGTCACACGAACAGGAACTT TGGTTTGACTTGTACTTCAATGAGGTGCGGCCAGTAATGCTACAAGAAAACCGCACCGGCGACGATGTGGCAGTTGATTCATTTTTTGTATCAAGTAGTGGGAGATCGATTTATAATCCCTCGAATGACTTAAAAAGACTACATGACAA ATACAGTCTCCCTAGTGTGACCTTTGGTGATGCCCAGAGAGCGTTTGAGGCAGCAGCACAAAACCTGAAGTCAGAAGTGGAGAGAAATGTGTTGGCACGGCTGTTTGGGCACATGCCAGAAACAGCTGAAAGGAACAACATGAGGAGAACGTCTTCAGATGCATTTCTGGCTCTAAGTGTGCTAGATCAGCTTGCTGGAAAAACACG ACAAAGGTCCAGTAGAGCTTCCAGCCAAGAGACAAGGGTGGACGAAGAGACAGCCTACAaaactcttgagcagttctgtccAGTGACTCTGGAGGGGCCTCCTCCAAAAAGGGCACGCAGGAATGAGCTGTGTGGCTCAGAACATGAGAGGCACTGCTATGACCGCTGGTGTAGCGAGCAGCTTAAGCTGCGTGAACAGCATGCTCTTG AACATTTTGCTGGACAGCAGCCATCAGAGTCCAAAATAAACCGCTGGATGGACAAACAAGGGTGGACGTCAAATGTCCCACAGGCTTCAGTGGTTCTGAAGCAGTGGAAGCCTGTTGCCAGGTTGGACTCGGTCATCGACAGCAGCTTTGTGCATAAAATGATTTCGTCTCAATGCTGGAAAGGACTGACTGTCAGACCCGTCCCTGACAAGGGTGATGGTGTTTTCACCAAAAAACCCTTTCAAATTGGGGAGGTTGTCTGTGAATACCACGGCCAGCTGGTTACCCATGAAGATGGGATGGCAATTGTTTCGACCAGCGGCATTAGACCtggacatttgtttttttataagaaCAAGCAACATGAAGCCATGTGCATTGACGCACATGAAGAAAGTTGCCAGTGCCATCCCATGAAGTTCAATTACGGACGCCTGATACGTCACTCCAGCAAAAGAGCCAA